TATGGGAAACAGTGATATGCAACCGTTAAGAGTATTATCAGATAAAGATTTCCTTAAGAAATAAAAATAAAATCGGCACTCAATGGGTGCCGATTTGTTATTGTTAATTTATAAAATTATTTTGCTTCTTTGTTATCAGTTGGTTTTTCATCTGTTTTTAACATATCAGCAGGAATAAACGTTTGTTGTACTTTTGACATATCTGGAAGATGGTGTGCAATCCCTTTGTGACAGTCGATACAGGTTTTGTTTTGTTCCTGTGCAAGTGCGTGCATTTGTTGTGCCACAGTTTTTTGTTGTGAGTAATCCATATCATTAAAGTTATGGCAGTTACGACACTCTTGTGAGTTATTCGCTTTCATACGCGCCCATTCGCGTTCAGCCATTTCTAAACGATGTTTTTCAAATTTCTCTTTAGTATCAACTTTACCCGTATAGTATGCTAATACTTCAGTAGAAGCCTGCATTTTACGAATCATTTTTGGCACAAATTCATGAGGAACGTGACAGTCAGAACAAATCGCTTTCACACCTGAACGGTTGCTAAAGTGAATTGATGCTTGGTATTCAGGTACAACATCGTTAGTATGACAATCTGAACAGAATTGTTCAGTATTAGTTGCTGACATACCGACATTAAATAGGTTAGTTCCAACAATAGTACCAATGATAGTTAATAAAATCACCCCACCAATTGCCATTTTGCTCGGCGAGCGTAACCAACGACAAACTTTTTGAATGCTTGATTTAATCATGGTTTAGCTCCTTATTTACCTTGCATTTGACGAATGGTTTCGAATTTATTTTGAATAATTGGATTTACGTTAGTTTGCTGAACGTGGCATTGTAAACAGAAATAACGACGTGGTGAGGTACCTTCTGTTTTTTGACCATCACGTGTTAAGAAATGACTCTCAGGAACACGTGGCGCACCCGTTGTTGGGGCAACATCTGGCGCGTGGCAACCTAAACATTGATTCGCATTTTTAGTTACTTGTAAGCCACGAATGCTGTGTGGAACAAGTGGGGGTTGGTGAGGGAAGGTTACAGGAATATTGCCTACATCTTTATAAGGATTATTAAATGCAGGTGCAAGACTTTCTGCTGTTTTATCGATGCTGTTTGCAACTTGTGGTGCATCAGCAAATGCCAATCCACTACATAAAGCCAGCATGAAAATAAATGATTTTTTCATGAAATCCACTCCATTAAATAATTAAATATTTTTAATTTTTATTTGTTTCTCAAATCGAGATCCAAATGTAAATACATTTTCTGCGCACACGTCAATACAGCGTCCACAAGTAATACAATCTTTTGCCAATACAATTTGGCTATCTTTTGGTCCACCGTGTAAAGGAAGTCTTAATACTTGCGGCTCTGGGCAAACATTATAACAATCCATACAACGGTCACAGCGATCACGATCAATTACATTAACTTTTATTAAACTTTTACTGCCAATGACACCATAAATCGCACCAATCGGACAAAGGTGACCGCACCAACCATGTTCGGCAACAAGTAAGTCAAATAAAAAGATGACTGTGACCAACCAAAGGGTTGCGCCTGTTCCAAAGACAAAGATGCGTCCAAGTGCGGCAACAGGGTTTATCCACTCCCATAAGAGTGTCCCCGTTATTGCACTACCAACTAAAATCACGGCTAAAATCACATAGCGAAGTTGGCGTGAAATTTTTAATGATTGTCGAATACCTAATTTTCTACGTAACCAAGCTGCAGCATCTGTTACCATATTCATTGGGCAAACCCAACTACAAAAGGCTTTGCTTGCAACGATAGCGTAGAATATGACAATCACTAAGGCACCAATAATCGTTGTGATTTCTGGTAGGTAACCTGTCACTAAACTTTCAGCGGTAATCAATGGATCTGTCAATGGCACAGTATCCAAAAGCATGCTTGAGCTGTAATTGCCTTTTAGAATCCAAACTTGCCAAATTGGGCCACTTAAGAACATTAAAATAATACTTAATTGACTGATTCGACGTAGAATTAAAAAGCGATAAGCATGCCACCAACCGAGTTTTTGGCGAGCTTCTAAGCCTGCATCTTTAGGCTTATTCGGGGTATATTTTTCAGCCATTATTTAACCCCCTTAATGTTTAAGTCCAGATTTGGGAATTGCTCTGCTTCCGGAACTGTTGTTGGATTTGGTACATAATCCATTGTTGCACGGTTTGGTGTTGCCACTTTTTGGTTCGGTTGAACTTGCATTGGCTGATAAACCGGCTCATGTGAGCCTTCCGGCATACGAGCATCCATTGCTGGACGTAAGCCATCCGGATGTTGCTCCTCAATTAAGGATTTTCCGGCATTTTGTTTTTCTTTCCAGCCTAAGCGATAGTGGCGACCGAGTAGTCCTTTGGCGATATCCATCGGTAAGACTTTAATTGCCGCTTCTTCTAATACACAAGCTTGTTCGCATTTACCGCATCCGGTGCAAGCATCAGAGTGAACAGTTGGAATAAGCTTTGCATGAATCCCTGTACGATCATTGTGGATACGTTCAAGTGTAATTGCTTTATCCACTAATGGACAAACGCGGTAACACACATCACAACGCAACCCTTGCCAGTTAAGACAAGTTTCATGGTCTAGCAATACGGCTAACCCCATTCTCGCATCATTGATGTCTTTAAGTTCCTCACTTAATGCGCCACTTGGGCAAGCATTCATACAAGGAATATCCGGACACATTTCGCAAGGTTTATCCCGAGCGATAAAATAAGGTGTGCCAGCTTCCATTGGTGAAATCAGCGAAGCTAAATGCAACATATCATATGGACACGCTTGGACGCATTGTCCGCAACGGGTACAAGCTGCCAAGAAATCCTTTTCCGGTAAAGCACCAGGTGGACGTAAGGCGATTCCTTCTTTAGCTTTAGCTTGTTGTTGCTGTAAGCCAAGAATAATACCAACCCCACACACTCCGGCAGCCGTTCTTGTCACATTTTTTAAAAACTGACGACGGTTAGGATCAAGTCTCATCTGCGTTTCCTTTTATAAGCGGCCTGATTTTGTAAAAATGTTGCAAAATTTGACCGCTCTTATTTTAAATTCCCCTCTCTTGAAAGAGAGGAGCGACTAGAAACGAAAGGAA
The sequence above is a segment of the Haemophilus parainfluenzae genome. Coding sequences within it:
- a CDS encoding NapC/NirT family cytochrome c, whose translation is MIKSSIQKVCRWLRSPSKMAIGGVILLTIIGTIVGTNLFNVGMSATNTEQFCSDCHTNDVVPEYQASIHFSNRSGVKAICSDCHVPHEFVPKMIRKMQASTEVLAYYTGKVDTKEKFEKHRLEMAEREWARMKANNSQECRNCHNFNDMDYSQQKTVAQQMHALAQEQNKTCIDCHKGIAHHLPDMSKVQQTFIPADMLKTDEKPTDNKEAK
- a CDS encoding nitrate reductase cytochrome c-type subunit, which translates into the protein MKKSFIFMLALCSGLAFADAPQVANSIDKTAESLAPAFNNPYKDVGNIPVTFPHQPPLVPHSIRGLQVTKNANQCLGCHAPDVAPTTGAPRVPESHFLTRDGQKTEGTSPRRYFCLQCHVQQTNVNPIIQNKFETIRQMQGK
- the napH gene encoding quinol dehydrogenase ferredoxin subunit NapH; the protein is MAEKYTPNKPKDAGLEARQKLGWWHAYRFLILRRISQLSIILMFLSGPIWQVWILKGNYSSSMLLDTVPLTDPLITAESLVTGYLPEITTIIGALVIVIFYAIVASKAFCSWVCPMNMVTDAAAWLRRKLGIRQSLKISRQLRYVILAVILVGSAITGTLLWEWINPVAALGRIFVFGTGATLWLVTVIFLFDLLVAEHGWCGHLCPIGAIYGVIGSKSLIKVNVIDRDRCDRCMDCYNVCPEPQVLRLPLHGGPKDSQIVLAKDCITCGRCIDVCAENVFTFGSRFEKQIKIKNI
- the napG gene encoding ferredoxin-type protein NapG produces the protein MRLDPNRRQFLKNVTRTAAGVCGVGIILGLQQQQAKAKEGIALRPPGALPEKDFLAACTRCGQCVQACPYDMLHLASLISPMEAGTPYFIARDKPCEMCPDIPCMNACPSGALSEELKDINDARMGLAVLLDHETCLNWQGLRCDVCYRVCPLVDKAITLERIHNDRTGIHAKLIPTVHSDACTGCGKCEQACVLEEAAIKVLPMDIAKGLLGRHYRLGWKEKQNAGKSLIEEQHPDGLRPAMDARMPEGSHEPVYQPMQVQPNQKVATPNRATMDYVPNPTTVPEAEQFPNLDLNIKGVK